Within the Candidatus Methylomirabilis sp. genome, the region CCGCGAGAAGATCTCGGCCTCGTGACCGCACTGCGGGCAGAGGTACGCGCTCATGTTCTCGATGATCCCCAGGATGGGGACCTTGAGCTGGCGGAACATCGCCAGGGCCTTCCCGGCGATGTTCATGGCCACATCCTGCGGGGTCATCACGATGACGGCCCCGCTGAGGGGGATGGTCTGGGAGAGGGTGAGCTGGGCGTCCCCCGTCCCCGGCGGAAGGTCCACCAGCAGGTAGTCGAGGATTCCCCAGTCCACGTCCCGGAGCATCTGCTGGATGGCGCCGGCCACCATCGGGCCGCGCCAGACCACCGGCGCCCCCTCCGGGAGGAAGAAGCCCAAGGACATCACCTTCACCCCCAGGTGGCCGGTGAAGGCGATGATCTTCCCGCCGTTGCTCCGCGCCTCCCCCCGGAGGCCCATCATCTGGGGGATGCTCGGGCCGTAGATATCGGCATCGAGCAAGCCGACCTGGGCACCCGCCTCGGCGAGCGCCACGGCCAGGTTCGTGCTGACGGTGGACTTCCCGACGCCCCCCTTGCCGGAGGCGATGGCCAGGGCGTGCTTGACCCCCGGCAGCGGGGCCCGCTCCGGGGTCGCGCGGCCGGTGGCGACGTTGCTGCTCATCTTGAGTTCGACCCGGGCCACACCGGGAACGGTCATCAGCGCCTCCCGGACGTCCCCTTCGATCTTCTCCTTCAGCGGGCAGGCAGGCGTGGTGAGCTCGACCGTGAGGCGGACGGTCCCCCCCTCCACCTTCAGGTCCTTGATCATGTTGAGGGTGACGAGGTCCTTGTGGATCTCCGGGTCCTGGACCTTCCGCAGGGCCTCGAGGACGGCGGCCTCAGAGACCGCCCCGGCTCCCGACTGGTTCCGCTGCTTTCCCCACACGTCGCACCCCCTCCGGCCGCCTCATCCTCTCGCCCACCCGAGAACACCGGGTCCGCCCCCGAGGCGCCCGCGCGTCTTCGGAATCTGGCACCTCTCGTTCGAGGATAGCAGAGGCTTTCCCTCTGTCAAGCAGTATGCCCTGGTGACGAGGGCCACCCGCCCCCGGAGCCTTATCGGCCCGGCCCGGCGATGAGCTGCAGGAATTCGTTGCGGGTCATGGGGCACTCGCGGAAGAGCCCCAGCATGCTGCTGGTCACCGCCCGGCTGTTCTGTTTCTCCACTCCCCGCATGATCATGCAGAAGTGGTGGGCCTCGATGACCACCGCCACCCCCCGCGGCTCCAGGGTCTGCATCAGGGTATCGGCGATCTGGCAGGTCAGACGCTCCTGGACCTGGAGGCGCCGGCTGAACATCTCCACCAGGCGGACGACCTTGCTCAGGCCCAGGATCTTGTTCTTCGGGAGGTAGGCCACGTGGGCCTTGCCGGTGAAGGGGAGGAGGTGGTGCTCGCACATCGAGTAGAGGTCGATGTCCTTCACCAGGACCATCTCGTTGTACTGCTCGACGAAGACGGCTCCGTTCAGGACCTCCGACAGGTCCTGCCGGTACCCGCTGGTGAAGTACTCCCAGGCCTTCGCCACCCGTTCGGGCGTCTTGACGAGCCCTTCCCGGTACGGGTCCTCCCCCAGCTCCTTCAACAAATCACGGATGAGCGGCTCGATGGCCACCGGTTGACTCCTTCCTTGCTGTTCCGCCGTCTTCGCAGGAACGCGAAGCAGGCCGCGCCCGTTCGCGCGATCGTCTGCCGCTGGCGCTCCGCCGGAGCATACCCCCCGCGCAGAGGGGAAGTCAAACGCCCTCCGCTGCTGCCCGCGCTCCCGGCCGGCGCGGGGTCCATCAAAGAAGTCGAGGGCGGCAGAGCCCCTGCCGCCCTCCTTCTCCGGAACGCGGGGCGTACCCGCCCCTAGAAACTGGTCTCGACGAAGCGAATGCTCCAGCCGCTACTTCTCGGATCCACCGTCACCACACGGTCGTAGGTCCCCACGGGCCGCCTCCCGAACTGGGTGCTCACGAAGGCCTTCGCGATGACCCGGTGCTGGCCGACGTCCAGGTTCACGGGCCGGCTCTCCTGGGGGTTCAGGATGAAGCTCGGGCTCCCGAGGCTCCCGGGCTGCTGGTCCAGGTGCACCTGGATCTCCCAGCGGGTGCTGTTGCTGACCTCCCCCCGGGTCGGGTCGGGAGCGTAGGGGCCCTGCCCCGTCACGGGCGGGCCGCCCGGCTGCGGCACGCCGGCCCGGGCCGCGTCCTGGCGGCCCTGCTCGTAGGCCCGCTGCTGGCCCTGCTGGTAGATGTCCCCGGCGATCGCCCCACCCAGGCCGCCGATGATGGCTCCGAGGAGGGCCCCCCTCCCCGGGCTCCCCCCCGTCGCCGCGCCCACGACCGCCCCCGTCGCCGCGCCAGCCCCGGCGCCGATGACGGCGCCCTGTTGGGCCGGGGTCGGCGTGGTGGCGCAGCCGGCGGCAACCAGGGGAGCGATGAGCGTCAGGATGAACACGTGTCGCACCGTCATGGGTCCCCTCCTCCCGGCAGCCCCGGTCGGCGCCCCGCCAGGGCCACGCTCCTTCAGACGAGACCAGGCCCGGAGCTATTCCGCCCCTCGCCCGGACCCTCAGGCCTCCTCATCGGTCTGTTCCACCTCGTAGCCGAGGCTCTCCAGCTCCATCACCAAGAG harbors:
- the folE gene encoding GTP cyclohydrolase I FolE, which encodes MEPLIRDLLKELGEDPYREGLVKTPERVAKAWEYFTSGYRQDLSEVLNGAVFVEQYNEMVLVKDIDLYSMCEHHLLPFTGKAHVAYLPKNKILGLSKVVRLVEMFSRRLQVQERLTCQIADTLMQTLEPRGVAVVIEAHHFCMIMRGVEKQNSRAVTSSMLGLFRECPMTRNEFLQLIAGPGR
- a CDS encoding Mrp/NBP35 family ATP-binding protein, with the protein product MWGKQRNQSGAGAVSEAAVLEALRKVQDPEIHKDLVTLNMIKDLKVEGGTVRLTVELTTPACPLKEKIEGDVREALMTVPGVARVELKMSSNVATGRATPERAPLPGVKHALAIASGKGGVGKSTVSTNLAVALAEAGAQVGLLDADIYGPSIPQMMGLRGEARSNGGKIIAFTGHLGVKVMSLGFFLPEGAPVVWRGPMVAGAIQQMLRDVDWGILDYLLVDLPPGTGDAQLTLSQTIPLSGAVIVMTPQDVAMNIAGKALAMFRQLKVPILGIIENMSAYLCPQCGHEAEIFSRGGGRRAAERLGVPFLGEIPIDPEICRLSDSGQPLLVGAPTSNSAAIYRKVAGALAGRISVASLTEAPTDNVVFIKGPAPGG